The Paenibacillus sp. 481 DNA window TATATGAATAGATACGATTTTAATTAACGTCCAAACCAGTGCTTGTTGTTCCGAATCGTCTGCTTGTGAGCAGCGTCCCACGTTTTCGTGCTATACGAATAGTCATAGTTCATAATGCAGACGATACCGCTGCCTTGCGGATCATGACCGAGTCCATAGTTGTGAGAAATTTCGTGCTGGAACGCGTATGCGGTCGCTGAATCCCCTTGGTCAAGATTGACGCTGTATCCTGCTCCACGCGGCTTGCCATTGTAAACGAAAGCAATTCCGCCCGCATCAAAATTCGGATCTGCCGTGAAACCAACGACGAAATCGTACGGGTCGTTGCCGCTACCTGTTAAGTTGTATAACAGTGCTGCTGAATCAGCCCCATTCGAATTCCACAGCTTATAGGCAGAAGTCGTCAAATCAATATTATACTCACGGTTAAAAGGATCATCTGCTGCTTCAAGAATGGCAGCCGTTTTGTTTCTCCAGTTCGGATGCTTGGCCCGATACTCTTCATCAACGGCAATTAATACGCGTGCATTGCGCCAGCCGGTGGCAAGCGTAGCATTTGATTCTTCTTCACTTACAGTAGCCTCAATCTGATGCGTGCCCACGATGTTTCCTGTTTCATCAATAATAGAAGCCGCGACGTCACGTTCAATTTCAAAGCTGCCTAGTGTTTCATTCCATTTGCTCGGATCAGCCTTAGGTAAGACGTCAACGAGCAATTTGTTTCCATCTGCATCCTTAAAGTAAATTTGTGGTTGTTCATGATCATGACCGTGATCATCTCCATGAGCAGATACAGTAGGAAGTAGCAAAGCGAGTGACATAACAACAGACATCGTGACGGACAAACTTCTTTTCAACATAAAATCTCACTCCTTAAAATGGGATAGATTTGCACATGTTGAATTCGACATTGATGAAGGAAAACAGAAACACCTCCTACATATCGGTGGGCCGTAGCAGCTCTAGCTTGGCCTCACGCTTATTGTAGGAGGTGTTGTTCAAGATTGAACTACACGGTAAATTTCAGTACCATTTCTTGTAATTCCGTCATTTTTCGACTTAATTGAGCAGCAGTTGCGCTCATTTCTTCGACACTAGCAAGCTGCTCCTCGGCAGCTGCAGCAACACTTTGCGAGTGATGAGAAGCACCTTCTGCAAGGCTCGCCAAGTTATGAAGCGTTGCCGACACCTGCTCCGTTCCGGCAGACATTTCTTGTGCCGAGGCGGACATGTCTTGAATATGGTCAGCAACATGTTGGATCGACGTATGTAACGTCTGGAATCGCTCCCCAGCCGT harbors:
- a CDS encoding zinc-dependent metalloprotease; its protein translation is MLKRSLSVTMSVVMSLALLLPTVSAHGDDHGHDHEQPQIYFKDADGNKLLVDVLPKADPSKWNETLGSFEIERDVAASIIDETGNIVGTHQIEATVSEEESNATLATGWRNARVLIAVDEEYRAKHPNWRNKTAAILEAADDPFNREYNIDLTTSAYKLWNSNGADSAALLYNLTGSGNDPYDFVVGFTADPNFDAGGIAFVYNGKPRGAGYSVNLDQGDSATAYAFQHEISHNYGLGHDPQGSGIVCIMNYDYSYSTKTWDAAHKQTIRNNKHWFGR